The Panicum virgatum strain AP13 chromosome 5K, P.virgatum_v5, whole genome shotgun sequence genome has a window encoding:
- the LOC120708056 gene encoding GDSL esterase/lipase At4g10955-like — translation MTVGRCSLPEIPNTPPPRSRTWHPRIAALAHLAFPAPTPARPLPTPLRARALHLAIPTRRFREHGGGPGRMACAAAMPIDLSPAPTAAAAGDLKAVEEEDEEVEVEGGGCGGGAVVVAAADADADAEGHPYDFHVSGPRNLPPPNWKEIIRSSWKDPDYKRMVMACFIQAVYLLELDRQDQKGEDDGLAPKWWKPFKYKVTQTLVDERDGSIYGAVLEWDRSSALSDFILIRPSGAPRAVLALRGTLLQKPTLKRDLQDDLRFLVWESLKGSVRYVGALAALKSAVEKFGSTNVCVAGHSLGAGFALQVCKELAKQGVFVECHLFNPPSVSLAMGVRSMSEKASYLWKKVKASLPLKEEATTSLESSKEEASDKKRLRTEKKWVPHLYVNNSDYICCHYNAPSCPSAADGVSDEQQQQRKASEIAGDVVAKLFVTSKGPQKFLEAHGLEQWWSDGMELQLALYDSKLINRQLKSIYTTATVSSPAKS, via the exons ATGACCGTTGGGCGCTGTTCCCTTCCTGAGATCCCAAATACCccaccgccgcgctcgcgcacTTGGCACCCGAGAATCGCCGCGCTCGCGCACTTGGCATTCCCCGCACCCACGCCGGCTCGACCGTTGCCGACCCCCCTGCGCGCACGCGCTCTCCATCTGGCGATCCCCACCCGGCGCTTCCGCGAGCACGGGGGCGGGCCGGGGCGTATGGCTTGCGCCGCCGCGATGCCGATCGACCTGTCCCCcgcgcccacggcggcggcggcgggggatttGAAGGcggtcgaggaggaggatgaggaggtggaggtggagggaggagggtgcggcggcggggccgtggtggtggccgcggcggacgccgacgccgacgcggaGGGCCACCCCTACGATTTCCACGTGTCCGGGCCGCGCAACCTGCCGCCGCCTAACTGGAAGGAGATCATCCGATCCAGCTG GAAGGATCCAGATTACAAAAGGATGGTAATGGCATGCTTCATTCAAGCAGTCTACCTTCTTGAACTGGACAGGCAAGATCAGAAAGGAGAAGATGATGGACTTGCTCCAAAATGGTGGAAGCCCTTCAAGTACAAGGTCACGCAGACATTGGTGGATGAGAGAGATGGTTCCATCTATGGTGCTGTGCTTGAGTGGGATCGTTCTTCTGCCTTGTCTGACTTCATCCTCATAAGACCAAGTGGAGCACCGAGGGCTGTTTTAGCCCTCAGAGGTACACTGCTGCAGAAGCCAACCTTGAAAAGAGACCTGCAGGATGATCTTCGTTTCTTGGTATGGGAGAGCCTCAAAGGTTCAGTGAGATATGTTGGTGCTTTAGCAGCGCTGAAGTCAGCAGTTGAGAAGTTTGGCAGCACCAATGTTTGTGTTGCTGGGCACTCCTTGGGAGCCGGCTTTGCCCTTCAAGTCTGCAAAGAGCTTGCCAAGCAAGGAGTTTTCGTGGAGTGTCATCTGTTTAATCCACCTTCTGTTTCACTGGCCATGGGTGTAAGGAGCATGAGTGAGAAGGCCAGCTATCTGTGGAAGAAAGTCAAAGCAAGCTTGCCACTGAAGGAAGAAGCAACAACATCCCTTGAGAGCTCCAAGGAGGAGGCGAGCGACAAGAAGAGATTGCGCACCGAGAAGAAGTGGGTGCCACATTTATATGTCAACAACAGTGATTACATCTGCTGCCATTACAATGCTCCTTCTTGTCCCTCGGCAGCAGATGGTGTTTCCGAtgaacagcaacagcaacgcAAGGCAAGTGAGATAGCCGGTGATGTTGTCGCAAAGCTATTTGTGACATCAAAAGGCCCACAGAAGTTCCTTGAGGCACATGGCCTGGAGCAATGGTGGTCGGATGGCATGGAGCTGCAGCTGGCTTTATATGACAGCAAGCTCATAAACAGGCAGCTGAAATCCATCTACACAACAGCTACAGTGTCATCTCCTGCCAAATCGTAG
- the LOC120710749 gene encoding uncharacterized protein LOC120710749, which yields MGVSATDLSAPTRSVNLSGCMAMASSSSSSSSSSTTWPRADKHRGAVRRAQLVLSRDAGWCGLRAWRRLLRRLARETKCICSSPTAATGRPITFGYDAASYAKNFDDGRSTAPRCAAPVVVVVANGADNSSGN from the coding sequence ATGGGCGTGAGCGCTACTGACCTATCCGCGCCAACCCGCTCCGTCAACCTCTCGGGGTGCATGGCCATGGCCTCTTcctcgtcgtcttcctcctcctcctccactacGTGGCCGCGGGCAGACAAGCACCGCGGCGCCGTCCGGCGCGCGCAGCTCGTTCTGTCGCGCGACGCCGGCTGGTGCGGGCTacgcgcgtggcggcggctgcTCAGGCGGCTGGCGCGGGAGACCAAGTGCATCTGCAGCTCCCCGACGGCGGCCACGGGCAGGCCCATCACGTTCGGCTACGACGCCGCCAGCTACGCCAAGAACTTCGACGACGGCCGCAGCACCGCGCCGCGCTGCGCCGcccccgtcgtcgtcgtcgtcgccaatGGCGCCGATAATTCGAGCGGCAACTGA